The window TCTGTTGGATCAAAAtagattttcttaaaaaaaaaaaagaaggcatAAGCAAGGTTAAGATGAAGttagatatatataattatatatgtgatGCTGTTGATATAAAATAAAGAGTGATGACCTCAGGATTGTAATAGGTAAATGATGATGAATTTTTGTTTGGTAATTATAGGTGTCAAGTGCAGTAGATCACGTGCAATCGGGAAACACGGCTCTCCAAAGAGCAAAGAGCTTACAAAAGAACTCAAGAAAATGGATGTGTATTGCAATCATCATCCTTCTCATTGTTGTTGCTGTGATCGTTGTTGGTGTTCTCAAGCCTTGGAAAGACAAGAAAGCTTAGATGAATACGAGAATATgtgtaaacaaacaaacaaaaatcatccTTACGTGCGGCTTGTTTTGAGCGAGTGTTTGTGAAATGTGTGAAGAGTCTTTTTACCACAAAACGAAATTCTATATTCTTTTAATTGGATGAACAAACCAATTTCTCTATTACTTGTGCAATTTCATAGAGGATATGATATTGGCAGCATATTATTTCATAACTCTCATAAAGTGTGGTCGTCAAAAAAGGTAGTAAGGTTTTGTAAATTTGAAAGATCTATAtggttaaaaatacattataacATAGTAAGAGGATGGATTTCATATCTAAGGGAGAGGATTTTTCATGTTACATTCAGACAAAATCAATATTATTTTTCATGATCATACACATTtggcttttatttttaaatacatatCCATCTTTACCCAATTGATTTGAACAACTTTGAGCAATAAACATAAAGAAATGCGTAGTTAGATGTGTGAATAATCGCACTCTTGTCGATCATATATATTTGATGCATGGTTCCACCATCATGACTCATGAGCTGGTTTTCATGAATTTCTTTACCATGTTGGAATATTGTAATGTAGCATAGAGCATGTGTTAGTTTATCtacaaaatcatatattcaGTTTATGATAGTTTCTACCAAAACCCGAACCATCCAAATGAATTTTAATGAACCTATATTATTTCATACATTAACTTAGTGAATTTTAACAGTTTCTTTAATGGGTTAATTtcgtttaataaaaatttgtacAAGATTTGTACAAGATTTCGTTTTAATGGATAGAGATTCTTGAAGATCACGTCAGCACCAGGCTGTTTGCTGATTACATCAGCAGGTCAGCAGCGTTACTGAGTCTCGTTTTTTTCGTCGAGATCATATCAGAGGAATTTGCTTTGGGGATATCGATCGCAGTAATCGCTGTGGGAATCTTGTTGGGTATTAGATACTTGTGTTTCGCTTGGTGACCACTCCTACAGCGCAAGAATTGGCAGATGGAATTCAGAATTTGATTGCAGCCGACGAATCTGGGTTAGGTAATTAGgtttttctgtttcttttttttcagtAAATGGATTTTTAGAGTTCGTTGTAAATAGCAGTAAAaatggtttttaaaatttttttgtaattctgacaaaaaaaaaaaaggagaaagatgGGCTGAAACAATAAAACATATGTACAGAAAATGTTGAGCTCCTTGTTGAATAAAGGCCCAACTATTATAGTATTACAGATAGCCACtaacataagaaaaatattacaaatgaaaattgaaaagaaagaagaagaagaaaaataaaaaaaaatgatgattcAAAAAGTGTGACTTCACTAAATACAGGAAGCTTACGTAAAACATTGAAAGCCTTCCTCCTAATGATATTTTCTCAAAAGAAACCCCAAAGTAGTTTTGAGATTAGAGTTTAAAATGCGGCGGTTAGCATAACCGGGTCTCAAAAGATTATGGACCCACGAGATTATAGTTTCGAATGTAcacgaaaataaaaaaagactGAATATATCTATGATATAACTTTGGTGTTTTAACCCAATTAGGTGCTAgctctattttttctttttaacttgTATTGCACGTTTTGAGCCGCTTAGGTTTCCGAGTTTGCTTGACGTCATCGTTTCCGGTTCGAGAAACCGGTTCACTGACTTCAGAGGAGCGTTTAGCTAGCTCGATTTCTACGGAGATGGTTGCTTTCGTTAAGTCCACTCCTGATTTCTCCAATGCTTCTCTTAGTCTCTTCACTAATCTGCTCCACAATAAAAAACAAcatagtttttacttttttacttTTCAAAATGTTACCAGATCAAAAGCGTTTAAAGAAATGAGCCGTTTTAGTTTTACCCTTGTGAGTAAACACTTGATATACTGATGTTACCCTCATGAACTTCGTGTTCATCACCCTCTTCTTCTTTCAATGACTGAGTATGACTCCGAGAACTCTGGCTTGGCTCTACCGTCTCTGATGCTGCGACTCTTGCGTGCAACTGAGTTAGAGGATTACCCGCAATTAGAGGAGAGAACAGACTGTTGCTTTGAACCGACAAAGGAAATGGAGTTACTGCGTTCAGTGTTTCAGCTGTTGCAAGGATCGGAATGttattcttctcttcttccagTTTAGGAGCAAAAGTAACGGTTCCTTCAGGGACAAGCTGCTGGTTGTTTCTCTGCTGTAATTTAAACGGATCACACAGCTTAACGTTATTACATgactattaaaaaaacaaaagattgaGGTATGGTTTGGAAATGTGATTATATCTATACCCAATTCAATAGCTTGGCAGATTCTTGGTTCCATCCTTGGTAAGGAGTCTCGTACTTGCTTGTTTTCTCCTGTAAGAACTGAATATACTCGATAACCTGTATGAAGTTCCGAAGATTAGTAAAAGTTGAGACTGAATGTTCTGTTACAGTAATCATTTGGTCACTAAACCTCTAGCAAGAAGGAGGCCTTGTCCCGCTTTTGGTCGCTGTTAGGTACTAACTGTCTCAACTTTTGAAACctgcaaaaatattaattaacaatgttttaatTAGTCTCTATGAACCAAAGTGTGGCTTTTGCTACATTTTGAGTAGTTACCTATCATTGATCTTGCTCCTCCTCCGTTGTTCTGTAGCAGAATGTTTTGACCTAGGCGTGTTCAGCTTTGGATCGTTGTTGCCAGCCCCTCTCGCCTCTGCTTTTACTCTCAAATCTACTGCAAAGAACAAAATCAACCATCAGGGCCGGTTCTAAGCATAAACAGTGAGGCACAAGCCTATTGcctccaaaaaaatttaaagaaaattacatatctcaatttacaaaaaaaaattattaaaacatttaCTAAATCGTCTTCAGCCCCAAAATCTCAAAACCGGCTCTGTGAACCATATCTTAAGCATCTAACTTTTTAGAAAATGTAAAGTTGGTGATATCTTAGAGAATACAAACCTCTATGATTCTGGCTAGTGGAAGAGCTTTCTTTCTTCATGACAAAATCTTCTTCATCGTCTAAATCATCATCCTGTGAAGTTCCTTTCGCTGATCTTATCATGTCCATGAAGCTTTGGCTCTTAAGTCCAGACCCTCTGCAACCAAAGTAACACTTCATTTGATCAGAATCCTTTTTAACTCCATAGACCGTAGtgatatagaaaataaataagacTCACTGAGAAGAGGAAGAACGAGAACTGAAACCGCTCAAGTGGTTATTATTAGTCAAAGACTGTGCTGGCCATTgtcccatagttgttgcaacatCAGCTaaacattaacaaaaaaaataaaaatattatatcatcATTTCATGTGGTTTCTAACATTATTATTGTTACCTCTGATGTTAGCTCTCTCCCCAGCGTTATTCTCTTTCCTTGTCTGTTCCTTATTCCCAGAACCAGATTCATCCCACAGAGTAAACCCGCTAGCAACAGCAGCAGCGTCCACAACGTTTCTCTCAACACCACCACCACAACCACTAGCAGTGAACATCATCGGTGGTGAAAGCTCCGGCTTAGGAACTCTTTGATGATTATGGAAATAAGGTATTGAGCTTATCGTGTACGTTCCTATTCCACCGGGAAGCACGTGCTTCAGCGGTGGGGGCGTTGCATGCGGCTCGGAGGTTGTGTCAATCTTACTTGTCTCTTCTTTAGAACCACCAACGCTTTCTAAAGGTTGTAGAAAATCATGGGTCTTCAAGTGGCTACCTGCTTCCATGTTTCATCAAAATATGAAGTTATATTCGACATGTGACAGTCATAaagttattttacatttaacAATATTATGATGCGTGAGCTTTACGACATGTGTAACCCTAATAAACGGTCCCTTATTTTCATGGACTTTGAATATAGTTGGGGACCATATGGCCCCAATCAAATAGCAACATTTGCATCATTCGGTTTAAAGGGGTCAAGATCAGATGCACGCGCGGAATAAACGTGACCCCTTCAAGTGAGaatcttttgataaaaaataaataaacaattttaagacaaaactgaaaagggTAAAACGGGAAATACCTTGAGAAGACGAAGGTGTTGGCTTGGGATCTGTCTGGACAGTTGAATGACTGCAGAGCGATAAAAAATCATGTGTTGGTTCTCTCCCTGTCAAAATTCttctaaaaaatcaaaattctaaacgaaacaaaaaaagaatagtCCTTTTATAATTAGATAATAAACTgtgaatataaatttttatccTAAAACGTcttctatatttattttaaaaaatacgaAAATCGGTAATATCAGAAAAATAGTGTTACCCTGGGCTTTGAAGGGACGAGATTGAGGAAGCTCCATGAACAAAACAACAAGCAGCTTCTACGGTTCTTTGTAGTTTTGTCTTTTTGAATTATGATATTATATGAAATCCGACAGGAATCTGTAGCTATCAACTCAGATCTGCGACTTTCACAGTGACTTACTTCAAGTAGATGTTGCGTTTCTACGACGAAGCTTTGTTGAAGAGAGGTAATTAAGTTCGAAAGTCGTTGAATTATGATCAGAAACTCGATAAAAATTCTGATCGGTTTAGCGTAAACCAGCCTCTTAGACAAATCGATAGATCTGTCAACGAAACATTTCAAAAGCCAAAACGTTAAACCATAATTCAGTAGAATTATAGTTCAAAACCAATCGAATTTCACATAATTCAAGTCAACTCGTGAGCATGAAGATCCGAAAACACGAGTCCAAGTCAAATCTAAATAAAACGACAACGGATTCGATTTAAGCTAAGGTAGAAAGAGCGTACCTTGTCAAGGATGATATAACGACAATTGTGAGACAGATAATATAACTCTTCGATCTGATCGGAATAAAAAAAGAGCGATCAGACAGAgagttctctctctctttctttctctctggtTTGAGAGGAAATGAGAAGGCGGAAATGTTTTATACAGTCATTATAACGCTTCCCGTTATAACAGCAATATAAACGACGTTAGGTCTGACGGAGTCACGTGGTGGATTGATGGATCTCTAGTTTAGTTGCTTTCTAGTGTAAGGTAACAGCGAGGTTTATCCGTTTAGCGGCGCTAAAGGTAACTAAAATAATACACACACgcacaaaaattattatttaatttgttcTGTGGTTTTTAATCCATGTATGCTTTTGTTTTTATCGTGTTCGACAAAATTATTTGGTATTTTATATCAGTTTATATAATTCACTGcgcaattttattttattttgctaatTAATCACTGCGCAATTGATTAATGAGATATAGTATTAGCAATTTAGCAGTACATAAATGTAAGGTATTTAGACAGTGCCGTCCCAAACATTTTGGTGGCCTGAAGCATTTTTATCAAATGTAAccctaataaatttttatttgttaaaaacaCATCTCTAGTTCTCATTCAGTCTCTTTTGTGACATATAGTAAAtcgtaaatatttttatcaacttcaactttaaaaaacaaattctgCAGAAGCAACCTAAACTAGAATTgctaacatatattttttttgaaaataattgcTAACATATTTGATAAACAATCCATGAGTTATAATAAAATCTCCCATTACTTTCATAGAGTTCAATATTTCAGCAACTCTTTTAACTTCTGCTTGTAGTGCCATTTTTAGAAGTTCGATCTCCGaacataaataatttcataaatacCACCCGCCAACAACCATTGTTATTCTAAAATTCAATTCAAAAGCACTTTATAACTAATTATTAATCAACTTGTTAACAAGATTTAAGATTTTTCCATACTAAGtaaagaaataaagaagaatattaaatttttaaaaaaaaatatgaaggaagaaataaagaagaagaattgTTAATAAGTATTCGTGGTTTTATATCAAgctaaataaaatgaaaagtacTGTACATAAAATAGAAGATGTGGCCTAAAGCTAATGCTTTAGCTGCCTTATAAGAGGCACGGGCCTGTatttagatttaattatatgttaTGGGGTAGTTTTTCATATTATAAAGTTTAGTCAAAAAAatgtcatattatattttaattttattttacggggtaatttttcatatatatatatatatatatatatatttatatatatatatttataattttaaatttatcctTAAAATATGTGTGTATTATCATTACATGTTTAAACAAATACACTGGCTAAGAGCATTTTTATTGAAGAAGTAtctgattttaaaaattttgggttACAGTTTCCGTaaagtttaaaactttataattacatatatatatataatatatatatatgtacttttAGAACTCCAAAATTAAATCTTttcattggagatgctctaagagcaTATCCAATTGATGATATTCATAAAGTATCTCAAcatctaaaataaaagaaaaatagaagagaGACCTGAAAAAGTATCTGCACATTCATATGCACATTCGTACTGTTAGATATTTTGTATTATACatgtcatttattaaatgatttatAGCTTTAAAAgtctttttaatttaattaaataagtaaaatgttattaaataataattttaatattttgtttagaaACTGAGTTACATACTCACCAATAAGGTTGCTCTAATACTCTATTAAGTTTCGCTATACCCTAGTAGTGAATTGTTGAATTTATGGCAAACTGTCCACTAATTTTACAACTACGTATAATTATCAAAGCTGTAAATGTTGCAGAGTAAGTTAAAACGGAATTTCATTGTCGATATAAGAATGTAGAGAAAGTTTCTTTGCTAATATAAATTTTGTCCTTTAGTTATATAACactacttttatttatttatgttgaaAGTATGTAGCATTTATTTTCGTCATCTCTACAATTTGACGGTCATTTTTCAATATTCGTTTCTtagaataaaattttcaatattctTTGTCGGCAAATAAAACTAACATGCAGCtataaatttgaactttttatagGCATGCATACACATGATATGCCACAATCATGACGATGGCGAACATTAAATCTTCACGAATTCATAATTTAATATTCCAATCAAACAGCTCGTATAGTTGTTGGTGATATTTCCTCTATTTTTCGATTCACTATATGTGCTTTTAGCGTTTATAAAATCTTGATCCAATTAATTGTCTGAGTAGTACTCGTTAAAAATCATACTAAGattacacccaaaaaaaaaaatcatactaaGAGAGAGTTACGTACGTGTTGTTTGTGAAAAAATGTTATACTGATTTGTCTGCTTTTGGGCATCAACTTTTTGAAAACACAGAGCTAGTTGCATTGATATTAGTATATCTTCTTCTGAAATTAATTAGTGTGAAAGGCCAAAGGCGAATAGTTTATAAGTCTATATCGCCGATGTCTTGTATGGTGAGCTACATTCGAGTACTAGTCAAAAACTATATAAACACTTTGTTGGTTGAGTGAGCTTGACTTCTTGAGGTCATTTGCGTCTTCATTGACGAGTGTTCTCCATGTCTGATGATAATTTGTTTATGGAATTAGGAGTTGAGAAATTTATCGAGCAAGTTATTTAGACTTCTGCCGGGTCATAGTTAAAAACTGACTGTTTCTAGGTTCAAAAAATTAACAAGTGTTTTGTGATACACCATTTTCATAAACTAAGCTAGCGACATGCCGTTATAAATCATTTGATTTATCTATAAGACATATGCATGGTACTATATAAGAGGCCCCACCAAAATCTATGTGAAAATTGAGCTGCACAAACACATATGCCTGAATCGATTTCATAGACATGCACCCCAGCTGATTTTGCATGTTCCTCTTTGtaatgataatatataaatttatagtaGAAATGATGCTGTATGATGGTCTGCAGGGGGACAAATACAATTTTGTACGTGTATGCTTCTATGTGTGTGTGAGTGGGGGATCTATGTATGCGGCATTAGCTAGGTGGAACAAAGTCAGCTCTTCCTTTGTGCAATGCCATTAACAAATGTCTTAG of the Brassica rapa cultivar Chiifu-401-42 chromosome A03, CAAS_Brap_v3.01, whole genome shotgun sequence genome contains:
- the LOC103855759 gene encoding transcription factor BIM1 isoform X2, producing the protein MELPQSRPFKAQGREPTHDFLSLCSHSTVQTDPKPTPSSSQGSHLKTHDFLQPLESVGGSKEETSKIDTTSEPHATPPPLKHVLPGGIGTYTISSIPYFHNHQRVPKPELSPPMMFTASGCGGGVERNVVDAAAVASGFTLWDESGSGNKEQTRKENNAGERANIRADVATTMGQWPAQSLTNNNHLSGFSSRSSSSQGSGLKSQSFMDMIRSAKGTSQDDDLDDEEDFVMKKESSSTSQNHRDLRVKAEARGAGNNDPKLNTPRSKHSATEQRRRSKINDRFQKLRQLVPNSDQKRDKASFLLEVIEYIQFLQEKTSKYETPYQGWNQESAKLLNWQRNNQQLVPEGTVTFAPKLEEEKNNIPILATAETLNAVTPFPLSVQSNSLFSPLIAGNPLTQLHARVAASETVEPSQSSRSHTQSLKEEEGDEHEVHEGNISISSVYSQGLVKRLREALEKSGVDLTKATISVEIELAKRSSEVSEPVSRTGNDDVKQTRKPKRLKTCNTS
- the LOC103855759 gene encoding transcription factor BIM1 isoform X5 translates to MELPQSRPFKAQGREPTHDFLSLCSHSTVQTDPKPTPSSSQGSHLKTHDFLQPLESVGGSKEETSKIDTTSEPHATPPPLKHVLPGGIGTYTISSIPYFHNHQRVPKPELSPPMMFTASGCGGGVERNVVDAAAVASGFTLWDESGSGNKEQTRKENNAGERANIRADVATTMGQWPAQSLTNNNHLSGFSSRSSSSQGSGLKSQSFMDMIRSAKGTSQDDDLDDEEDFVMKKESSSTSQNHRVDLRVKAEARGAGNNDPKLNTPRSKHSATEQRRRSKINDRFQKLRQLVPNSDQKRDKASFLLEVIEYIQFLQEKTSKYETPYQGWNQESAKLLNWRNNQQLVPEGTVTFAPKLEEEKNNIPILATAETLNALHARVAASETVEPSQSSRSHTQSLKEEEGDEHEVHEGNISISSVYSQGLVKRLREALEKSGVDLTKATISVEIELAKRSSEVSEPVSRTGNDDVKQTRKPKRLKTCNTS
- the LOC103855759 gene encoding transcription factor BIM1 isoform X4: MELPQSRPFKAQGREPTHDFLSLCSHSTVQTDPKPTPSSSQGSHLKTHDFLQPLESVGGSKEETSKIDTTSEPHATPPPLKHVLPGGIGTYTISSIPYFHNHQRVPKPELSPPMMFTASGCGGGVERNVVDAAAVASGFTLWDESGSGNKEQTRKENNAGERANIRADVATTMGQWPAQSLTNNNHLSGFSSRSSSSQGSGLKSQSFMDMIRSAKGTSQDDDLDDEEDFVMKKESSSTSQNHRVDLRVKAEARGAGNNDPKLNTPRSKHSATEQRRRSKINDRFQKLRQLVPNSDQKRDKASFLLEVIEYIQFLQEKTSKYETPYQGWNQESAKLLNWQRNNQQLVPEGTVTFAPKLEEEKNNIPILATAETLNALHARVAASETVEPSQSSRSHTQSLKEEEGDEHEVHEGNISISSVYSQGLVKRLREALEKSGVDLTKATISVEIELAKRSSEVSEPVSRTGNDDVKQTRKPKRLKTCNTS
- the LOC103855759 gene encoding transcription factor BIM1 isoform X6, yielding MMFTASGCGGGVERNVVDAAAVASGFTLWDESGSGNKEQTRKENNAGERANIRADVATTMGQWPAQSLTNNNHLSGFSSRSSSSQGSGLKSQSFMDMIRSAKGTSQDDDLDDEEDFVMKKESSSTSQNHRVDLRVKAEARGAGNNDPKLNTPRSKHSATEQRRRSKINDRFQKLRQLVPNSDQKRDKASFLLEVIEYIQFLQEKTSKYETPYQGWNQESAKLLNWQRNNQQLVPEGTVTFAPKLEEEKNNIPILATAETLNAVTPFPLSVQSNSLFSPLIAGNPLTQLHARVAASETVEPSQSSRSHTQSLKEEEGDEHEVHEGNISISSVYSQGLVKRLREALEKSGVDLTKATISVEIELAKRSSEVSEPVSRTGNDDVKQTRKPKRLKTCNTS
- the LOC103855759 gene encoding transcription factor BIM1 isoform X1 — protein: MELPQSRPFKAQGREPTHDFLSLCSHSTVQTDPKPTPSSSQGSHLKTHDFLQPLESVGGSKEETSKIDTTSEPHATPPPLKHVLPGGIGTYTISSIPYFHNHQRVPKPELSPPMMFTASGCGGGVERNVVDAAAVASGFTLWDESGSGNKEQTRKENNAGERANIRADVATTMGQWPAQSLTNNNHLSGFSSRSSSSQGSGLKSQSFMDMIRSAKGTSQDDDLDDEEDFVMKKESSSTSQNHRVDLRVKAEARGAGNNDPKLNTPRSKHSATEQRRRSKINDRFQKLRQLVPNSDQKRDKASFLLEVIEYIQFLQEKTSKYETPYQGWNQESAKLLNWQRNNQQLVPEGTVTFAPKLEEEKNNIPILATAETLNAVTPFPLSVQSNSLFSPLIAGNPLTQLHARVAASETVEPSQSSRSHTQSLKEEEGDEHEVHEGNISISSVYSQGLVKRLREALEKSGVDLTKATISVEIELAKRSSEVSEPVSRTGNDDVKQTRKPKRLKTCNTS
- the LOC103855759 gene encoding transcription factor BIM1 isoform X3; the encoded protein is MELPQSRPFKAQGREPTHDFLSLCSHSTVQTDPKPTPSSSQGSHLKTHDFLQPLESVGGSKEETSKIDTTSEPHATPPPLKHVLPGGIGTYTISSIPYFHNHQRVPKPELSPPMMFTASGCGGGVERNVVDAAAVASGFTLWDESGSGNKEQTRKENNAGERANIRADVATTMGQWPAQSLTNNNHLSGFSSRSSSSQGSGLKSQSFMDMIRSAKGTSQDDDLDDEEDFVMKKESSSTSQNHRVDLRVKAEARGAGNNDPKLNTPRSKHSATEQRRRSKINDRFQKLRQLVPNSDQKRDKASFLLEVIEYIQFLQEKTSKYETPYQGWNQESAKLLNWRNNQQLVPEGTVTFAPKLEEEKNNIPILATAETLNAVTPFPLSVQSNSLFSPLIAGNPLTQLHARVAASETVEPSQSSRSHTQSLKEEEGDEHEVHEGNISISSVYSQGLVKRLREALEKSGVDLTKATISVEIELAKRSSEVSEPVSRTGNDDVKQTRKPKRLKTCNTS